The Nocardiopsis sp. Huas11 genomic interval GCGCTGGCGCCAAGAGGCGACGGTGCGGGAGCTGATCCCCGCTTCGGCGCGAAGGCCGGCGGCCGCCACCGCGGCCACCGCTGCCCCTTCGACCCGGTACCCGTGCGTCTGCCACGCCGTGCGGGCCGCGCTCATGATCGTGGTCTTCCCGGCCCCGGCCACACCGAGCACGGCATCGATGCCGTGGCCTTGCCGGACCAGGCGCGCCACGACAGCGAGCTGCTCACGCGAGAGCGCGAACCCCTTCTGCCGCTGCCAGGACTTGAGGGCGTGGGTGGCGCGCACCTTGTCCACGACCCCCGAGCGGTCCGAGCGCCGGGAGCGGGCCGCGTCCATGATCGTCGCCTCGGCCGCGGGGATGTCCGCTGAGGTGTACCGGTCGGCGTGGGCCATGTGCACCGGCCCCGCCGCAGGAAGCGCCACGGCCAGCTCGTGGGCCAGGACGTGGTCGGTCAGCGCCTCCAGCATCGCCGCGTCGGGCAGACCCACCCCGAGCGCCCCGGCCACGTGCGCCATCACCTTCGCCCGGGTCACGACCTTGGTGTGGGCGGTCACCCCCCTCTCGGGATCCCACACCGCGGCCGTCAGCTCGTCGGGGGAGAGCGGCCCCTGGTCCGGGCCGCCCGGCGCCCGTCCGGCCGTGGGCGGCCCGGGGTCGCGTCCCAACGCGGTGGCGACGACCTGGCGGGGATCGTGCCCGAGCACCTCCGTGGCGCGCTCGTGCCAGGACTCGCGCTCGCTGGTGGGGGTGGAGGCGACCTTCGCCCGTGCGCTCGCCCGGGCCGCCGCCCGCCCCTGCGCCGGGGTGGCGCCCTCCCCGGCCACGGCACGGATCTGGCGTTGGCGGCGGGAGAACTCGCTCTTCAGCGCGGCGGGGATACCGACCACGTCCCACCGGCCCGTGCGGGCGTCGCGCTCGAACTCGATCCCCAGCTCCTCGCGGAGCTTGGCGCGCTCCAGGGCGCGGTAGAGCTCTCCGACCGCGGGGACGTGGCGCATCAGGTCCCGGCCGCCGGCGGCGATGGTCCGCCAGCGGCCGTCCTCCCCCTTGGCCATGTTCGCGATCATGACGTGGGTGTGCAGGTGCGGGTCGCCCGGCTGCCCGTCGACCGGGCGGGCGGTGCGGTGCACGGTCATCGTGCCGACGAACCCGCTGGTGTCCAGGCGCCGGGCCTGCTGGCCGTCGCCGTGGTGGCCGGCCATGGAGTAGCCGGTCCACTTCTGCAGGGCCGCGACGGACTCGCGCACGGCCTCCAGGTGGATCTCCTCCATCCGCGCGGCCACGTCCTCCGGCGCCAGGCCCTGCAAGACGCTGATGCCCTTGGGCCGGTCGAAGGTGACGTCATAGCCCATGACCCCGACCCGCACCCGCGCATCACGCTGGTCCCACGCCTTCTTCCACTCGGGGAGGCCGTAGACGCGGCGGGGGTCGATCCCGGCCGCGGCTGCCACCCGCGACAGGTCCGCCACGGGCGCGCGGTGGTGCTCCCCGTCGCGGACCAGGCCGCGCTCCAGGCGCCCGACCCGTTTGGCCGACCACGGGTCGGCGGCGACCAGCTCGGTGACGGACACGCCGCGTTCGGCGGCTGCGGTCTCCAGCGCCGCGACGAACGGAGCCGCGGGGAGCTTCGCTTCGGGCGCCACGGCCAGCTTCGGCTTCACGAGCTGCTCGCCGGTGTGCGGGTCGCGTCCGGCCAGTAGCTCGCGCATCTCTTCGACGTCGGCCGCGTCCTGCAGAACGGTGCCGGCCTCGATGCCGAACTCTCCCCAGCCGCCGCCGATGCGCTCGATCGGCCGGTCGCCCCCGTCGAGCCGGTAGGAAACGGCCACGTTCTCCGCGCTGACGGCGTCGGCACCGCACTGCTGAGCGAGACGGTAATCGCCCTGGTCGGGGTCATGGATGGGAGTCGCCATGGCCACCCGGCGACCCCTCCCTACCGGCCAGCGGCCGGATTCCTACGGGCCTGGAGGCCCGCTCCCCGTATCGGAGATACCTGCGTACTCATCTGTTGTCTGTAGGTCTCGGTGAGCATAGCGAAATAGGAGTCTGGTGGGTGTTTTTGGGGTCGGTGAGTTGGTCGGTTCGGTGGGTTTTGGGGGTCGGGTGTCGGCATGCTGATGGGCATGGATAAGGACCTCGAGCACGAACAGGGCTGGGTCGACGTGGTACTCGTCGGCGGACCAATGGACGGCACGGTTCAGCCGATGCCGCACGCATCGGTGTACGCCGACCCGGACCCGGGGGCGTACCTGATCCCCGACACGGACCTCAAGGCACCCGACGACGCCCCGGGCGCCCGGGCGGTCTACGAACCCGACCCGGCCCCGGCCGATCCGCTGCGGTGGATCTGGCGCGGCTGGGTCCCCTGATCGGGGTTATCCACAGGCGCACACGAGGGGCCTGGCGCCGGGGACCGGCGGGGCCGATCCTGGGTGTGCGGCCGGACGCTTCGGCTGCTGGAGCGGGTGACGCAGAAAGCCCCCCACATCAATGACGTGGGGGGCTTTCACATGCCGTCTACTCACGGACTCCGGAAGTTCAGGACTCACGGAGTACCGACATCAGGGACTCCCGTAGCTCGGTCTCGTCCTTGCCGGTCAGCGCGTCGCGGTGCTCCAGGAGCGCGGCGACGGCCACCCGGATCAGGGTGTTCTCGGTGATGCGCTCACCGCCGCCGCCCTCCTGGCGCTTGCGGCGCTGGAGGTCGCGGCGCAGGTCCGTCAGGGCCTCGATCTGCTCTTGCCACAGCAGCGCGTCCTTGCGCTCCAGGGTGGTCCACTTCGGGGCCGCGGGCGCGGCCTTCTTCTTCGCTCTGGGGGATGCCTTCGCTTTCGGGCGCGAGTGGTGGGCCAGGCCCGACCTCGGCGCGGACCGGGAACCTCCGGTCTCCGGAGCATCCGGACTCCCGGAGTCCGGTCCTTCGGGGGCCTTCTCGCGGCTGCGCAGCTCTCGGGCCGGGGCGGGCGGCGGGGGCGCCGGCACTGCGGCCTCCTCGGCGGTGTCCTCGGCCAGGAGGTCCTCCAGGCTCTTGCGTGCCATCACCATCAGCCTCCGCTCGCGATCCGTCCCAGCGCACGCTGGAGTTCGGCCTGCACTCGGGAGATGTCCTCGCGCATGTGGGCGCTGTACTTGCCGCGCCACTGGTAGACGGTCTTGTTCGCGGCCAGCGACTTGGGGTAGCCCACGTACTGGCGGATGAAGGACGCGAAGTAGGGGACGCCCCACTCGTCCAGCCGTTCGCGGGCCTCGGTCAGCCCATCCGCGCCGGCCCGGGAGTCGATGCGGTTGACCACGGCGGCGTGGGGCACCCCGGCCTCCTGCACGACCTGGGCGGTGCGCTGGGTCGGGTCGTAGGAGAAGGGCTCGTCCACGTACGGCAGGAGCGCGAAGTGGGAGTTGTCCACGACCTGCTTCAGGACGTCGCGGCCTTCCAGGGATCCGGGGGTGTCCACCAGGATCAGGTCGTACTCGCGCACCCGTGAGAGCTGGGAGAGCCTGGCCGGGTCCAGCTCGTGCACGACGTCGAACCCCGGGTTGGCCATCTTGTCCACCTCGTCTGCCGTGGACGCCTGCGGGTCGACGTCCACGACCAGGGCGCGGCCGGCGGAGTCGGCCACGGCGGCCGCCAACGACATCACGAGCGTGGATTTGCCTGCGCCGCCCTTCTGACTGCACACCGCGACGATCCAGGACGCCGCTCCGGTATCAGGCATGTCTGCTCCTCATGTGCTCTCCCAAGAGTCGGTGTGTGAGGAGGTCAGCCTACGGGAGCAGTCCCGGAC includes:
- a CDS encoding ParA family protein — protein: MPDTGAASWIVAVCSQKGGAGKSTLVMSLAAAVADSAGRALVVDVDPQASTADEVDKMANPGFDVVHELDPARLSQLSRVREYDLILVDTPGSLEGRDVLKQVVDNSHFALLPYVDEPFSYDPTQRTAQVVQEAGVPHAAVVNRIDSRAGADGLTEARERLDEWGVPYFASFIRQYVGYPKSLAANKTVYQWRGKYSAHMREDISRVQAELQRALGRIASGG